One stretch of Laribacter hongkongensis DSM 14985 DNA includes these proteins:
- a CDS encoding hydroxypyruvate isomerase family protein: MPRLAANLSLLFADRPLPERFAAARQAGFDEVEIQFPYSHSIPELATACQAAGVRVMLINLPAGDLMQGGDGLACVPAQTDAFVDALQQGLAYATALDVQCVNVLAGRLPAGVSRQQALATLTGRLQLACRTFAPHGITVTCEAINPLDMPRFLVNDCDDMEALRQAVGCDNFGLQFDIYHMARQQHDVTALLEKHAAHIVHIQFADYPGRGVPGTGSLDFKRIFMKIREIGYRGSVAAELLDPDGTFTTSRCNF; this comes from the coding sequence ATGCCGCGCCTTGCCGCCAACCTGTCACTGCTGTTTGCCGACCGGCCATTGCCGGAGCGCTTTGCCGCGGCCCGCCAGGCCGGCTTTGACGAAGTGGAAATCCAGTTCCCCTACTCGCATTCCATCCCGGAACTGGCTACCGCCTGTCAGGCTGCCGGTGTGCGGGTGATGCTGATCAATCTGCCAGCAGGCGACCTGATGCAGGGTGGCGACGGGCTGGCCTGCGTTCCGGCGCAGACTGATGCTTTTGTTGATGCGCTGCAACAAGGGTTGGCCTACGCCACGGCACTGGACGTGCAGTGCGTCAACGTGCTGGCTGGCCGCCTGCCGGCCGGTGTCAGCCGCCAGCAGGCCCTGGCCACGCTGACCGGACGGCTGCAACTGGCCTGCCGCACGTTTGCCCCGCATGGCATCACCGTCACCTGCGAAGCCATCAATCCGCTCGACATGCCGCGCTTTCTGGTCAATGACTGCGATGACATGGAAGCCCTGCGCCAGGCGGTCGGCTGTGACAATTTCGGCCTCCAGTTTGATATTTATCACATGGCCCGCCAGCAGCATGACGTGACAGCACTGCTGGAAAAACATGCTGCCCACATCGTGCATATCCAGTTTGCCGACTATCCCGGCCGGGGTGTACCGGGTACGGGATCGCTTGATTTCAAACGGATTTTCATGAAGATCAGGGAAATTGGCTACCGTGGCAGCGTGGCGGCCGAGCTGCTGGACCCGGACGGAACTTTTACGACATCCAGATGTAATTTCTGA
- a CDS encoding type IV pilin protein produces the protein MQDSSPGFPWLLRILVGGALFSVLMALALPVWQASELVPHRQAARAGLKELHAAQLRWLSVHGTFADSLERLGMPELTADGRYRLSVKRDERGLAYNARARAVGIQVLDRECMTLLLTEQGPAEGDGQDALCWGMADRSGAGREGGRG, from the coding sequence ATGCAGGATTCTTCTCCGGGGTTTCCGTGGCTGCTGCGCATTCTGGTCGGCGGAGCCCTGTTTTCCGTGCTGATGGCACTGGCCTTGCCGGTCTGGCAGGCCAGTGAACTGGTGCCGCACCGTCAGGCAGCCAGGGCTGGTCTGAAGGAGCTTCATGCCGCCCAGCTGCGCTGGCTGTCGGTACACGGGACATTTGCAGACAGCCTTGAACGGCTGGGCATGCCGGAGCTGACGGCAGACGGTCGTTATCGCCTGTCGGTCAAACGTGATGAGCGGGGGCTGGCGTACAACGCCAGGGCACGGGCTGTGGGCATCCAGGTACTGGACCGGGAATGCATGACGCTGCTGCTGACCGAGCAGGGGCCGGCAGAGGGGGACGGGCAGGATGCGCTGTGCTGGGGGATGGCAGACCGGAGCGGGGCCGGGCGCGAAGGCGGGCGGGGCTGA
- a CDS encoding GFA family protein has translation MTERSGRCLCGQASYRLTGEPVRVRTCWCRSCQRIAANGTVNMAVLASALVIDGDLCEYGSMADCGHHVTRRFCPVCGTHLFVNSSGFAELTVVRVGTLDDLSSVRSQANIRVRQAPDWAVLDETLLQCDYQPVRTSPGQPDDGQRPVQPKA, from the coding sequence ATGACTGAACGATCAGGACGCTGCCTGTGCGGACAGGCAAGTTACCGGCTGACCGGAGAGCCCGTCCGGGTCCGGACATGCTGGTGCCGGAGTTGCCAGCGCATTGCCGCAAACGGTACCGTCAACATGGCGGTGCTGGCCAGTGCGCTGGTGATTGACGGTGATCTGTGCGAATACGGTAGTATGGCCGACTGTGGCCATCACGTGACCCGGCGGTTTTGCCCCGTCTGCGGTACCCATCTGTTCGTGAATTCTTCCGGCTTTGCGGAACTGACTGTTGTCCGGGTCGGTACGCTGGATGATCTTTCTTCCGTGAGGTCGCAGGCCAATATCAGGGTCCGGCAGGCACCGGACTGGGCCGTACTGGACGAAACCCTGTTGCAATGCGATTACCAGCCCGTCCGGACAAGCCCGGGTCAACCGGATGACGGACAAAGGCCTGTACAACCAAAAGCCTGA
- a CDS encoding NAD(P)-dependent oxidoreductase, whose product MDTIAFLGMGLMGHRMAGRLLDAGWPLTVWNRDAAKCAPLAARGARVAATPADAAREARWVLLCLADTAAVEAVVFGPDGVAAGIGAGACLVDFSSIAPQATCDMAARLAQACHAGWIDVPVSGGTAGAEAGTLVMMAGGDAALIDAARPVLTALASRVTRMGPVGTGQTTKLCNQLIVAANSLLVAEAVALARASGVDASLLVPALADGFADSRPFRILAPRMAASEFEPVQWKVATLLKDLDNVLAAAVQAGLELPCAGLAAERLRQQADRAGLAQADLSTIIRLYQQE is encoded by the coding sequence ATGGATACGATTGCATTTCTCGGCATGGGCCTGATGGGCCACAGGATGGCGGGCCGCCTGCTCGACGCAGGCTGGCCGCTGACAGTCTGGAACCGTGACGCAGCCAAGTGCGCCCCGCTGGCGGCACGCGGCGCGCGGGTAGCGGCCACGCCGGCAGACGCCGCCCGCGAAGCGCGCTGGGTGCTGCTGTGCCTTGCCGATACCGCGGCCGTGGAGGCTGTGGTGTTCGGCCCCGACGGGGTGGCGGCAGGCATCGGCGCCGGTGCCTGCCTCGTGGATTTTTCCAGTATTGCACCGCAGGCCACCTGCGACATGGCCGCCCGGCTGGCACAGGCTTGCCATGCCGGCTGGATCGACGTGCCGGTGTCCGGTGGCACCGCCGGCGCAGAAGCCGGTACGCTGGTGATGATGGCCGGTGGCGATGCAGCCCTCATCGATGCCGCCCGCCCGGTGCTGACCGCGCTGGCCAGCCGCGTCACCCGCATGGGGCCGGTCGGCACCGGCCAGACCACCAAGCTCTGCAACCAGCTGATCGTGGCAGCCAACAGCCTCCTGGTTGCCGAGGCGGTGGCACTGGCGCGTGCTTCGGGTGTGGATGCCTCGCTGCTGGTGCCGGCGCTGGCCGACGGCTTTGCCGATTCCAGGCCTTTCCGCATCCTGGCGCCGCGCATGGCCGCTAGCGAATTCGAGCCGGTGCAGTGGAAGGTGGCCACGCTGCTGAAAGACCTCGACAACGTCCTGGCGGCCGCAGTCCAGGCCGGACTGGAGCTGCCATGCGCCGGACTGGCCGCCGAGCGGCTGCGCCAGCAGGCCGACCGTGCCGGACTGGCGCAGGCTGACCTCAGCACCATCATCAGGCTCTATCAGCAGGAGTAA
- a CDS encoding lytic transglycosylase domain-containing protein translates to MTATVAAFQPAMAAMYGYIDNDGRVHISSSKLDPRYQPIPPGQTLQPAKKTPSLVALKPARPVEAHPARVGRYRDLVEQVADKYDLNPDLMHAIISVESGYNPKAVSNRGARGLMQLMPATGKRFGGRQLSDPKQNLEAGARYLAYLLDKFDNRLTLAIAAYNAGEGAVQRYGTVPPYKETRNYVAKVMATYVAASSDDTPSLGSSMSS, encoded by the coding sequence TTGACTGCCACCGTTGCCGCTTTCCAGCCGGCCATGGCAGCCATGTACGGGTATATCGACAACGACGGCCGGGTTCACATCAGCAGCAGCAAGCTCGACCCGCGCTATCAGCCCATCCCGCCGGGACAGACCCTGCAACCGGCCAAAAAAACTCCTTCACTCGTGGCACTGAAGCCGGCCAGGCCGGTGGAGGCCCATCCGGCCCGCGTAGGACGCTACCGCGACCTGGTCGAGCAGGTGGCCGACAAGTACGACCTTAACCCCGACCTGATGCACGCCATCATCAGCGTCGAGTCCGGTTACAACCCCAAGGCTGTTTCCAACCGCGGCGCCCGTGGCCTGATGCAGCTGATGCCGGCCACCGGCAAGCGCTTTGGCGGCCGCCAGCTGTCTGATCCCAAACAGAACCTCGAAGCCGGAGCCAGATATCTTGCCTACCTGCTCGACAAGTTCGACAACCGGCTGACGCTGGCCATTGCCGCCTACAACGCCGGCGAAGGCGCCGTACAACGCTACGGTACCGTGCCGCCCTACAAGGAAACCCGCAACTACGTGGCCAAGGTGATGGCGACCTACGTGGCCGCCAGCAGCGACGATACGCCGTCGCTGGGTTCGTCCATGTCGAGCTGA
- the mpl gene encoding UDP-N-acetylmuramate:L-alanyl-gamma-D-glutamyl-meso-diaminopimelate ligase, whose protein sequence is MHIHILGICGTFMGGIAALARAVGHTVTGCDQNVYPPMSTQLEALGIELIEGFEAGQLERVQPDIFVIGNVVKRGMPLMEAILDRGLPYTSGPQWLAENVLAGRWVLAVAGTHGKTTTSSMLAWILEANGLAPGFLIGGIPENFAVSARLPGEPAQEPGGESPFFVIEADEYDTAFFDKRSKFVHYHPRTAILNNLEFDHADIFADLPAIETQFHHLVRTVPGTGRLVVNGREASLARVLERGCWTPVETFAAPAGSGWQAGEADDDGHFDVLLDGNTVGRVRWSLMGEHNRLNAVAAVAAARHAGVRPQDACAALAMFANVKRRMEVKGSVNGVTVYDDFAHHPTAIATTVAGLRARVGAARILAVLEPRSNTMKLGTMKAELPASLVQADRVFGYQGGLGWDLAAALAPLGGKAQSFGNLDALVAAVAAEAQPGDQVLVMSNGGFGGVHGKLLAALA, encoded by the coding sequence ATGCACATCCATATCCTCGGCATTTGCGGCACTTTCATGGGCGGCATCGCTGCACTGGCGCGGGCGGTCGGCCACACGGTGACGGGCTGCGACCAGAATGTCTATCCGCCGATGTCGACCCAGCTCGAGGCGCTGGGCATCGAGCTGATCGAAGGCTTCGAGGCCGGCCAGCTCGAGCGCGTGCAACCGGACATCTTCGTGATCGGCAACGTGGTCAAGCGTGGCATGCCGCTGATGGAGGCGATCCTCGACCGTGGCCTGCCGTATACCTCGGGCCCGCAATGGCTGGCGGAAAACGTGCTGGCCGGGCGCTGGGTACTGGCCGTGGCCGGCACGCACGGCAAGACCACCACCAGCTCCATGCTGGCGTGGATCCTCGAAGCCAACGGACTGGCACCGGGTTTCCTGATCGGCGGCATTCCCGAAAACTTTGCCGTGTCCGCCCGCCTGCCGGGCGAGCCGGCACAGGAGCCGGGCGGCGAAAGCCCGTTCTTCGTGATCGAGGCCGACGAATACGACACGGCGTTTTTCGACAAGCGCAGCAAGTTCGTCCACTACCACCCGCGCACCGCCATCCTCAACAATCTCGAGTTCGATCATGCAGACATCTTCGCCGATCTGCCAGCGATCGAAACACAATTTCATCATCTGGTGCGCACCGTGCCGGGTACCGGCCGGCTGGTGGTGAACGGCCGCGAAGCGAGCCTTGCGCGGGTGCTGGAACGCGGCTGCTGGACGCCGGTGGAAACCTTTGCTGCGCCGGCCGGCAGCGGCTGGCAGGCCGGGGAAGCCGATGACGACGGTCATTTTGACGTGCTGCTGGACGGCAACACCGTCGGTCGGGTGCGCTGGAGCCTGATGGGCGAGCACAACCGGCTCAATGCGGTGGCGGCGGTGGCAGCGGCCCGCCATGCCGGTGTGCGGCCGCAGGATGCCTGTGCTGCCCTGGCGATGTTCGCCAACGTGAAGCGCCGCATGGAAGTGAAGGGCAGTGTCAACGGCGTGACGGTCTACGACGACTTTGCCCACCATCCCACTGCCATTGCCACCACGGTGGCCGGCTTGCGGGCGCGAGTGGGGGCGGCGCGCATCTTGGCGGTGCTGGAGCCGCGCTCCAATACCATGAAGCTTGGCACCATGAAGGCCGAACTGCCGGCGAGTCTGGTACAGGCCGACCGGGTGTTCGGCTATCAGGGCGGGCTCGGCTGGGATCTGGCGGCGGCGCTGGCACCACTGGGCGGCAAGGCGCAGTCGTTTGGCAATCTGGACGCACTGGTGGCGGCGGTGGCCGCCGAGGCGCAGCCGGGTGACCAGGTGCTGGTGATGAGCAACGGCGGCTTTGGCGGCGTGCACGGCAAATTGCTGGCGGCTCTGGCCTGA
- the selA gene encoding L-seryl-tRNA(Sec) selenium transferase has product MPHTHSLLSRLPGLDALLRLPATRHLITRHGRHAVSEAARAELEQLRAHVRQHAGWPQWFAGIDSLPPRLEAHCRRRQQPALRPVFNLTGTILHTNLGRAIQADAAIDAVRAVMRGAVTLEYDLDGAGRGHRDHAVSELLAELTGAEAACVVNNNAAAVLILLSTVATGREVIVSRGELVEIGGAFRMPDVMRQAGCQLVEVGATNRTHLRDYRDAIGPDTALLMKVHTSNYSIEGFSSSVPEADLVPLARQHGLPVATDLGSGALVDLAAWGLPAEPMPRDMLAAGLDLVSFSGDKLLGGPQAGLIVGRQEWIDRLQKHPLKRALRCDKLTLAALEATLRLYLEPDRLTDTLPTLRLLTRPQADIRQLAERLAGWLAAQLGPRWQVQAEACLSQIGSGSLPVDRLPSHAVTLAPADGRGKTLEQLATALRELEQPVISRLKDGRLWLDLRSLEDEAAFRINLLPLLEQYTPEQPSC; this is encoded by the coding sequence ATGCCACACACCCATTCGCTGCTGTCCCGACTCCCCGGCCTGGATGCCCTGCTCCGGCTGCCGGCCACCCGTCACCTGATCACCCGCCACGGCCGCCATGCGGTCAGCGAAGCCGCCCGCGCCGAGCTGGAGCAACTGCGTGCCCATGTCCGCCAGCATGCCGGCTGGCCGCAGTGGTTTGCCGGCATCGACAGCCTGCCGCCCCGGCTGGAAGCACACTGCCGCCGCCGCCAGCAACCGGCCCTGCGACCGGTTTTCAACCTGACCGGCACCATCCTGCACACCAACCTCGGCCGCGCCATCCAGGCCGATGCCGCCATCGACGCCGTACGCGCCGTCATGCGCGGCGCCGTCACGCTGGAATACGACCTTGACGGTGCCGGCCGCGGCCACCGCGACCACGCCGTCAGCGAACTGCTGGCCGAGCTGACCGGCGCCGAAGCCGCCTGCGTGGTCAACAACAACGCCGCCGCCGTACTGATCCTGCTGTCGACCGTCGCCACCGGACGCGAAGTGATTGTCTCGCGCGGCGAACTGGTGGAAATCGGCGGCGCCTTCCGCATGCCCGACGTCATGCGCCAGGCCGGTTGCCAGCTGGTTGAAGTCGGTGCCACCAACCGCACCCACCTGCGCGACTACCGCGACGCCATCGGTCCGGACACCGCGCTGCTGATGAAGGTCCACACCAGCAATTACAGCATCGAAGGCTTCAGCTCCAGCGTGCCCGAGGCCGACCTGGTGCCGCTGGCCCGCCAGCACGGCCTGCCGGTTGCCACCGACCTGGGCAGCGGCGCCCTCGTGGACCTTGCCGCCTGGGGCCTGCCGGCCGAGCCGATGCCGCGCGACATGCTGGCAGCCGGCCTCGACCTCGTCAGCTTTTCCGGCGACAAGCTCCTGGGCGGCCCGCAGGCCGGGCTGATCGTCGGCCGCCAGGAATGGATCGACCGCCTGCAAAAACACCCGCTCAAGCGCGCCCTGCGCTGCGACAAGCTGACCCTGGCCGCACTGGAAGCCACCCTGCGCCTGTATCTGGAACCGGACCGCCTGACCGACACCCTGCCCACCCTGCGCCTGCTGACCCGGCCACAGGCCGACATCCGCCAGCTGGCCGAACGGCTGGCCGGCTGGCTGGCTGCCCAGCTGGGGCCGCGCTGGCAGGTGCAGGCCGAAGCCTGCCTGTCGCAGATCGGCAGCGGTTCGCTGCCGGTCGACCGCCTGCCCAGCCATGCAGTCACGCTGGCGCCGGCCGACGGACGCGGCAAGACGCTGGAACAGCTGGCCACGGCCCTGCGTGAACTGGAGCAACCGGTGATCAGCCGCCTGAAGGACGGCCGCCTGTGGCTGGACCTGCGCAGCCTGGAGGACGAAGCCGCCTTCCGTATCAACCTGCTGCCGCTGCTGGAGCAGTACACACCGGAGCAACCGTCATGCTGA
- the selB gene encoding selenocysteine-specific translation elongation factor, with protein sequence MLIATAGHVDHGKTSLLRALTGVDTDRLPEEKRRGMTIDLGYAYLPREQGEPLGFIDVPGHEKFLPNMLAGVGGIHHALLVVAADDGVMPQTREHLAILTLAGVRSLSVAISKCDLVSDGRIADVTAELHALLAAFRLTVHGIHPVSAPRGTGIDTLRDTLLALAATTGTTASPARRFRLAIDRAFTVTGSGLVVTGTALAGQVAVGDSLWLTGADRPVRVRGLRAQHTPVEQAGAGCRLALNLAGDIGRDDIRRGDWLLAQEPPAPADRITVWLTASPLAEHALRHWQPVHLHHAASHVTGRAALLDHSSLAAGQTGLAELVLDQPLHLAAGDRLILRDMHGAETLAVAQVLELGVPARGKRTPERLAYLAALHDALPDDDTSLAVLATRNAVRAGDFAWARQLVPAAAEACCAASPLRWVGRADARLGFSPLRWQALTDTLLTRLAQLHAEQPDQLGAGLGRLRRLALPQESETTVEALVDEAVAAGRLSNRRGFVHLPEHVLSFSPAETALWQQVEPCFGSGSEPCWVRDLAHACQVPEADMRQLLRKAARLGLVVAIVPDRYYPQATLAGLARIARELASDSGDVDAARFRDAIGVGRKLAIQILEFFDRSGFLRRQGNRHLLRDRQLF encoded by the coding sequence ATGCTGATCGCCACCGCCGGCCATGTCGACCACGGCAAGACCAGCCTGCTGCGAGCCCTGACCGGCGTGGACACTGACCGCCTGCCGGAAGAAAAGCGCCGCGGCATGACCATCGACCTCGGTTACGCCTATCTGCCGCGCGAGCAAGGCGAACCACTCGGTTTCATCGACGTGCCCGGCCACGAAAAATTCCTGCCCAACATGCTGGCCGGCGTCGGCGGCATTCACCATGCACTGCTGGTGGTCGCGGCCGACGACGGCGTGATGCCGCAAACGCGCGAGCACCTAGCCATCCTGACGCTGGCCGGCGTGCGCTCGCTCAGTGTCGCCATCAGCAAATGCGACCTCGTCAGTGACGGGCGCATCGCGGACGTCACCGCCGAACTGCACGCCCTGCTGGCTGCGTTCCGGCTGACCGTCCACGGCATCCACCCGGTCAGCGCACCACGCGGCACCGGTATCGATACCCTGCGCGACACCCTGCTGGCGCTGGCCGCCACAACCGGCACAACAGCCAGCCCGGCCCGCCGCTTCCGGCTGGCCATCGACCGTGCATTCACGGTAACCGGCAGCGGTCTGGTGGTCACCGGCACGGCGCTGGCAGGCCAGGTGGCCGTCGGCGACAGCCTGTGGCTGACCGGTGCCGACCGCCCGGTGCGGGTGCGCGGCCTGCGCGCGCAACACACGCCCGTGGAACAGGCCGGTGCCGGCTGCCGGCTGGCCCTGAACCTGGCCGGTGACATCGGACGTGACGACATCCGCCGGGGTGACTGGCTGCTGGCGCAGGAACCGCCGGCCCCGGCCGACCGGATCACGGTCTGGCTGACGGCCAGCCCGCTGGCGGAGCATGCACTCCGGCACTGGCAGCCGGTACATCTGCATCATGCCGCCAGCCATGTCACCGGCCGGGCGGCACTGCTCGACCACAGCAGCCTCGCCGCCGGCCAGACCGGTCTGGCCGAACTGGTGCTCGACCAGCCGCTGCATCTGGCCGCTGGCGACCGGCTGATCCTGCGCGACATGCATGGCGCCGAAACCCTCGCCGTGGCGCAGGTGCTGGAACTTGGCGTGCCGGCCCGCGGCAAGCGCACGCCGGAACGGCTGGCCTACCTTGCGGCACTGCACGATGCCCTGCCCGACGACGACACCAGCCTGGCCGTGCTCGCCACCCGGAACGCTGTCCGCGCAGGCGATTTTGCCTGGGCTCGCCAGCTGGTGCCCGCGGCTGCCGAAGCCTGCTGCGCGGCCAGCCCGCTGCGATGGGTCGGCCGCGCCGATGCCCGGCTGGGATTCAGCCCGCTGCGCTGGCAGGCACTGACCGACACGCTGCTGACCCGACTGGCGCAGCTGCACGCCGAACAGCCTGACCAGCTCGGTGCCGGACTCGGACGCCTGCGCCGGCTGGCCCTGCCGCAAGAGTCGGAAACCACGGTCGAAGCGCTGGTGGACGAGGCGGTTGCCGCCGGCCGCCTGAGCAACAGGCGCGGCTTTGTGCATCTGCCGGAACACGTCCTGTCGTTTTCGCCGGCCGAAACCGCGCTGTGGCAGCAGGTGGAACCCTGCTTCGGCAGCGGGTCCGAGCCCTGCTGGGTCCGCGACCTGGCGCATGCCTGCCAGGTGCCGGAGGCCGACATGCGCCAGCTGTTGCGCAAGGCGGCCCGGCTGGGGCTGGTCGTGGCCATCGTGCCGGACCGCTACTACCCGCAGGCCACGCTGGCAGGACTGGCCCGCATCGCCCGCGAGCTGGCCAGCGACAGCGGTGACGTGGACGCGGCGCGTTTTCGCGATGCCATCGGCGTTGGTCGCAAGCTGGCGATCCAGATTCTCGAATTTTTCGATCGCAGCGGCTTCCTGCGCCGCCAGGGCAACCGGCACCTGCTGCGCGACCGGCAGCTGTTCTGA
- a CDS encoding CsgG/HfaB family protein: MKKLSVIFVVGLMGAALGGCATESHQSVAIQQVAAASKPYAGLRFPVAVGKFDNRSSFMRGLFSDGVDRLGSQAKTILIAHLQQTNRFAVLDRENLAEARQEAGIKQQALKLKGADYIVTGDVTEFGRKEVGDYQLFGILGRGKQQVAYAKVSLNIVDSSTSEVVYSVQGAGEYSLSNREIIGFGGTASYDSTLNGKVLDFAMREAVNNLTVAVDSGVWKPIK, from the coding sequence ATGAAGAAATTATCAGTCATTTTTGTGGTGGGGCTAATGGGGGCTGCACTAGGTGGATGCGCTACAGAAAGCCATCAAAGTGTTGCCATACAGCAAGTTGCTGCAGCAAGCAAGCCATATGCAGGTCTGCGTTTCCCTGTCGCCGTTGGCAAGTTTGATAACCGTTCTTCTTTCATGAGAGGGCTGTTCTCGGATGGCGTTGACCGTTTGGGCAGTCAGGCTAAAACGATTCTGATCGCTCACTTGCAGCAAACCAACAGGTTCGCTGTTCTGGATCGGGAGAATCTTGCGGAAGCCAGGCAGGAGGCAGGTATCAAACAGCAGGCTCTTAAATTAAAGGGTGCTGACTATATTGTGACCGGAGATGTCACCGAATTTGGCAGAAAGGAAGTTGGTGATTATCAGTTGTTTGGTATCTTGGGGCGCGGAAAGCAACAGGTTGCATATGCAAAGGTCAGTTTGAATATAGTGGATAGCTCTACATCTGAGGTGGTTTATTCTGTGCAAGGAGCTGGAGAGTATTCACTGTCCAATCGTGAAATCATTGGCTTTGGCGGGACTGCCAGCTACGACTCTACTCTTAACGGTAAAGTTCTGGATTTTGCCATGAGGGAAGCTGTCAATAATCTGACTGTAGCAGTTGATTCTGGTGTCTGGAAACCCATTAAATAA
- a CDS encoding GFA family protein: protein MTERHGGCLCGQVRYRLTVDPVRTLLCWCRDCQRLAANGTVNALVPAGALVIEGDLREYGSVADSGHHAVRRFCPVCGIHLFGNSTAFAQFTLVRTGTLDDPSSVRPQANIWVRRAPDWAVLDEKLPQWDGQPVASRPA, encoded by the coding sequence ATGACTGAACGACACGGAGGGTGCCTGTGCGGACAGGTACGTTATCGCCTGACTGTCGATCCGGTACGTACGCTGCTGTGCTGGTGCCGGGATTGCCAGCGGCTGGCCGCGAACGGCACCGTCAATGCACTTGTACCGGCCGGCGCGCTGGTGATTGAGGGCGATCTGCGCGAATACGGGAGCGTGGCGGATAGCGGTCATCATGCGGTCCGGCGGTTTTGCCCGGTCTGCGGTATCCATCTCTTCGGCAATTCCACGGCTTTTGCGCAGTTCACCCTTGTCCGGACCGGCACGCTGGACGATCCGTCATCCGTGCGGCCACAGGCCAATATCTGGGTCCGGCGGGCACCCGACTGGGCGGTGCTGGACGAGAAGCTGCCACAGTGGGACGGCCAGCCTGTGGCATCGCGTCCGGCCTGA
- a CDS encoding flavodoxin family protein has product MPHIAIVYHSGYGHTRKQAEAVAAGAGSVAGSQTCLIEIDAEGNLPDGSWDTLASAQAIVFGSPTYMGGPSWQFKKFADASSRPWFGQVWKDKLAAGFTNSASINGDKLSSLHYYFTLAMQHGMVWVGTGMLPSNLKAADRNDLNWLGSFAGAMSQSPADSSPDEGPLPGDLETARLFGIHIAEQAIRLG; this is encoded by the coding sequence ATGCCGCACATCGCCATCGTTTACCACTCCGGCTACGGCCATACCCGCAAACAGGCCGAAGCCGTGGCAGCCGGTGCCGGCTCGGTTGCCGGGAGTCAGACCTGCCTGATCGAAATCGACGCCGAAGGCAACCTGCCCGACGGCAGCTGGGACACGCTCGCCAGCGCCCAGGCCATCGTCTTCGGCTCGCCCACCTACATGGGCGGTCCGTCGTGGCAGTTCAAGAAATTTGCCGACGCCTCGTCCAGACCGTGGTTCGGCCAGGTCTGGAAAGACAAGCTCGCCGCCGGCTTCACCAATTCGGCCTCCATCAACGGCGACAAGCTCTCCAGCCTGCACTACTACTTCACGCTGGCCATGCAGCACGGCATGGTCTGGGTCGGCACCGGCATGCTGCCCTCCAACCTCAAGGCGGCCGACCGCAACGACCTCAACTGGCTGGGCAGCTTTGCCGGCGCCATGTCGCAGTCACCGGCCGACAGCAGCCCGGACGAAGGCCCGCTGCCCGGTGATCTCGAAACCGCCCGCCTGTTCGGCATCCACATCGCCGAGCAAGCCATCCGCCTCGGCTGA
- a CDS encoding OmpA family protein, with amino-acid sequence MNRVTPLVASVALAMIVTGCASQPGQQNPGGLSNTGMGAIIGTLGGAAAGALIGNSGKGALIGAAAGAALGTGVGYYMDRQKAELESKLRSEISSGQMQLQQNADQSLVVTMNEDATFNLNSAVVKPAFYPAMNKVAETLKQYNQTTLVIRGYTDSTGAAAYNQQLSLKRANAVKSYLVGQGVAANRIQTIGMGESDPRASNDTAQGRAMNRRVSITIVPQQGAQ; translated from the coding sequence ATGAACAGAGTCACCCCTTTGGTCGCCAGCGTCGCGCTGGCCATGATCGTCACCGGATGCGCCTCGCAGCCGGGGCAGCAGAACCCGGGCGGCCTGAGCAATACGGGCATGGGCGCAATCATCGGCACGCTGGGGGGCGCCGCAGCCGGCGCCCTGATCGGCAACAGCGGCAAGGGCGCGCTGATCGGTGCAGCAGCCGGCGCCGCCCTCGGCACCGGTGTCGGTTACTACATGGACCGCCAGAAAGCCGAGCTGGAATCCAAGCTCCGCTCGGAAATCTCCAGCGGCCAGATGCAGCTGCAACAGAACGCCGACCAGAGCCTGGTGGTCACCATGAACGAGGACGCCACCTTCAACCTCAACTCGGCCGTCGTGAAGCCCGCCTTCTACCCCGCCATGAACAAGGTGGCCGAAACGCTCAAGCAATATAACCAGACCACGCTGGTCATCCGCGGCTATACCGACAGCACCGGTGCCGCAGCCTACAACCAGCAGCTCTCGCTCAAGCGTGCCAACGCGGTCAAGAGCTACCTGGTCGGCCAGGGCGTGGCCGCCAACCGCATCCAGACCATCGGCATGGGCGAATCCGATCCGCGCGCCAGCAACGATACCGCCCAGGGACGCGCCATGAACCGCCGCGTCTCGATCACCATCGTGCCCCAGCAAGGCGCCCAGTAA